The DNA sequence AAAGATCAACACTACCCACTGTGCActgatgtcaattcaacgtccaTTCCAtcttgtttccatgtcatttcaattaaatgacgtggaaacaacgttgattcaaccagtgtgtgcccaatgGGTAAGGTGTATTCTAAGTGTAAAATTTCAAAGAATCTTCTTGAAGAGATTACTGTATTGTTTCTGAgtgtctctgactgtctgacaccataGCCACAGATTCCCATCCCGCCATCTGAGCTAAATCAAACAGAATCTTCATAGATTAATTGAGGAAGTTCTCCATTGGTTTGCTTCCCTCTTTTTGTCATTAATGACATTACCCAATGATTACACAATCATTACACAATCATATAAAAAAGGACAATGCTAAGCATTCTTAACAAATGGCGAAAAATCATTGTGTTTGTCCTTTTTCAAAGAGTCTCCTTGAAGagattactgtattgtttttgacTGTCTGTTACCAGTACACTCCTTAGGCTAAACCAAAAGTATTGCTGCGCTTGAGGATTTGTTGGCCACTCCATCACTGACCGCCTATACAACCTCTTCCTGAGTCTCAGGTATTTTGAGTGACTGGGGACTTTTTCCAGGAAAATCAAGACAATCACATCATCTCTCTCATCCATAAGTCGCTGATGGGCCATGTAGAATGCAGTCTTGAAGTCCCCGCTCTTGATGTACTTGTTCGTCAGTATGAACACGGTCCTCTTGCTCTGGTGAATGCTCTGAGACAGGTTGTCGATCAGGGGGCAGCCAGGGATCCAGTCTCGTTCCTCCAGACACAGCTGTAAGGGGTGGTCCCCTTGGTCCTCCAGCTGAACAAGCAGCTCCTTCAGCACCCACTCAGATACCTCCGGGTCCTTCTTGTCGTATACCACGAAGGCGTCGTAGGCAGTGCTCGGCGAGGACAGGCGTCTGTAGCCTTTGAACTTGGCCAGGAGGAAGTGGTAGAGGTACCACACGTCCCAGAGGAAGAGGTGGCTGGAGATGGAGAGGGCGATGAAGCTGAGCACCAGGGATGTGAGTAGGATGTAAAGGATGATGGATAGGTAGTTGTGCTGGCAGGCCTGCAGTTCTAGGTCCAGGGAGATGACCGGATGACCCCTCTGGGCTCCTGGAGCAGCACAGGTCACAGCGGTGGCCAGTCTGGGGATGTTCACCATGGTGCGGTTCAGCCACATCACAAACATGAGGGCGTTACAGTTGCACATAAACTTGTTGTTGTTCAGGACTAACGTGTCCATTTGATCGACAACATCATCAGGGATGCTGGTCTGCTCAATGTTTTGAATGTTATTGAAGCTGAGATCCAGATTCTTCAAACTAAAGGCGTCCTTGAGGAAATACGCAGAGAGTTTGGATATTTGATTTTTGCGTAAGAGGAGAGTCTTGAGAGATTTGGTGCAGTTGGAGAGCTCTGGGGGAACTGTTGATATGCTATTACTACTGAGATCTAAGACCTCTAAGTGCTGAAGAATAATGAGCTTCTCCCAACTAAATATCTTCaatctgttgttgttgatgtagaGATGAGTGAGTTTGTCTGGCAGGCCTTGGAAGACTTGCTGAGGGATGAAGTTGAGGTTGTTGTGAGAGATGTCTAGGACCCTCAGATTTAGCAGTTTTTTGAAGTAGTCGATGTATCTtgtatcaccatctctccaaAGCATATCTAAACGGTTACCTTTGAACTCTAACTCCTCCAGAGAGAGACTCTCCAGCTCTGTGTTGGTGGATGTAGAAATCTTATTATAGTTCATTAGTAATCTCGTCAGATTGGTCAAATTTTTTGTGAAATTAAGCATGTGGGTCAAACCCTCTGATTCAAAGTAATGATTGTTGTTGCTTATGTCTAAGATAACTAAACTTCTCAGTTCCTGAAACGCTGTGGAATAGAGAAGGTCCAGACGATTGAATGAGAAGTCAAGATACTGTAAGTTAGTGAGGAAAGTAAACTCAGAACCATTTAGACTTTGGCTCATTGCATTTCCAGAGAGATTTAGGCATCTAAGGTCAGCAAGGTTCAAGAATCTGGAGTGAAGGAAAAATATATTATTCCTGCTGATATCCAGGGTTTTTCCAAACTTGCTGCACTGGGTATTGACGAATGAATTCAGCGTCCCATCCTCCTTGTCCTTGTATTTGCAGCTGCGAGCGTACTCATCGTATCTAAAATAATGaatctctctcacttctccaTTGCTGTTATGCCCAGAATCTGACATTGGGGAGCCATGTATGGCTTCTCCTCCTGAAAAGGCAACAGACTGACCACTTTCAGAGGGGGATGATATTTTGTTGTCAGATAAATTTATTATTTTGAAGCTTTTCAGTTCCATTAGAATGCTGAGGTTGGTTATTTTGATGAAGTTGGTGCCCAAGTCAATGACCTCCAGGTTCTTTAGATGAATCAGTGGGCTGATGTCTTCGAGGGTGAGTTGCTGGAAGACGAAGGCCCTGATGCGGAGTACTTTCAAGGATTTCAGGGAGGAAAATGAGGAACTAAGGTGCAGTGTAGCTGGATACCTCTGCAGCTCATAGTTAAAAGACAGGTCCAGTTCTTCCAGGTTGGGTAGAGCTCGTGGGAAGTAAGTAAATGCTATCTCTCGAGCTAAAAAGTTGGTTGAGAGATCAAGTACTCGCAGCTCTTTACAGTTCTGAAACCATTCTCTAAGCACATACGTGAGGGAGTTACTATGCAGGCGTAGTATCCTCAGTTTGGTCAATGTTTTAAAGGTGTTTTTGTCTATCTGAAGGGAATTGTTAGGACACGGAATACAAGGAAACGGTGCATTGTAACAGCGTGGGCAGTTTCCGCTCAGGTCAAGTATCTCCAATTGGGTTAGGTTATGAAAATCTTTGTCAGTTACCATTTCAATCTTGTTATTATAGAGATACAACTCTCTGAGACTTGTCGGTAATCTTGGGGGAATGTAGGATAAGTTATTTGACTTGAGGGATAGGAGAGTCATGTTACCAAGCTGTAAAAATGCTCCCTCCTCAATTTGATAGGAAACATTACATGGGTTACGATAGTAACAATTTTGACCCAGGTAAAGAATCTGTACGTTAGTGATGTCAGAGAGGTTCCTTTTCAGAATGGTATATATTTTATTCACCTCTAGACTGAGCAGAATGAGGTTCGGAGGGAGACCCTTTGGGATGCTGGAAAGCTGATTCCCATCCAAATACAGAGCCTTCAGATTCCTGAGGTCTTTGAAGGTGTTCGTCTTGATAGTCACACTCTCTGTGCACATGCGGTCCTTGGGGCCGATCTTGATGGGCACGCAGTTACAGCGCATGTCGATCTCGGTGAGGTTCTCCAGGCCCTGGAAGGACGTTGAGTTAATGTGAGGGATGTGGTTGATGGTGAGGGTCAGGTTGGTGGTGTTTCTGGGGATGTCCTTTGGGACCTCTAGAAGTCCTCTCTCAGTGCAATCTACGTTGACCATGGTGTTGTTGCTGGCCAGGGTGACGTCACAGGGTAGGGTTTTGGGGTACCAGCTTCCAGCTTCCAGCACAGAGGAGCACCACAGGCCCAGCAGTATCACCCCACACACGTGGAAAGATGCACATTCTGACCTCTGGGGGAACAGGACGGTGTTATTAGTAGAGGCATAATGATAACACACTCTGACCTCTGGGGGAACAGGACAGTGTTATTCCTAGAGGGGTAATGATAACACACTCTGACCTCTGGGGGAACAGGACAGTGTTATTTCTAGAGGGATAATGATAACACAATCTGACCTCTGGGAACAGGACAGTGTTATTCCTAGAGGGGTAATGATAACGAGTCTTATTTGCATGTCACCTCTCATAAACCATAGGACACAAGAGAGTCTTAAAATAATTTAGTAAATTAACTGCTCaataaaatatacaaatataGAAACCAGTGGCTCAGCTCAACTAAGCTACTGCAGATGTTGGTTGATTTATGAAAAGGTTGTGATAGCATTTTTTATTTTCTACTATTTCTTATTCTGATTCTATTGACCTTTAGTATGTTGTTCTGCATAGACATAACTTAAACAATATATACAAATGTCCTTTTACCTCTATTGagtcaaaattcaaaaggcagtcgcacatctgagcaatctttttttgcaggtgcatggtaacagttgaacaagatgaaggaataaggaaaccgcacactgctcttgaaagtatcactgatctttaataagctttacgtatcggaGACACgtccttcgtcagagcttttttTGACGAAGGCCGTGAGTCCAATACGTAAGcatattaaagatcagtgatgcGGCTTCCTTTTTCATTCACCTCTATTGAGTCCTTTATAATCATGGTTAATTAAGAGTCTATTGGCCCACACATGCATCAATTTAAGTAACATGATTAAaacaaatccccatcaaaatctgtcagtttaattTCAGAGAAATCCAATATTTTTGTCTCAATCCGCCACATCTACCTATGTTGGTCTTCTGCATCTGCGATGGAAGGTGTCCAAGCTAcagcgatgtttgtcagaccatgagatgtCCTGAAAGTCAGTCTTCTCACGAAAAATGTATGTAGTGTCCGAACAGTTTGGCCTTCAAAACGACTATAACCACTatcctttccatagagtggttaTAATAGTTGGAAGGCCAAACCGTTCAGTGATTTCTGTTTTGCTCTACAGCCTGTCTGAAGGTAACCAATGCAaacgaatggaagtatggaggttgttttgtgccaacaaaaataagaggttaaatatgtgtccaaaaaacaaaaatatttcctgagctttcttgtatctcctagatataggacagactcTTCAAAACTTCGTTGCTTATTTATTTTTAGATGTCTGATTCAATGCGTCTCTGTAGTAgcaaaggccaaattcaatgttatTGAATTTATACCTTAAAAGGGGTCCTAAAATCCCAAATTAAATaactaaatgatccatggtatgaccatcgtGTTAGCTTAGATGTTAGAGACAGAGGTTAATCCCCAGTTTAGAGGTTCATCCCCAGTTTAGAGTTTAATTCCCAGTTTAGAGGTTCATCCCCAATTTAGAGGTTCATCCCCAGTTTAGAGGTTCATCCCCAGTTTAGAGGTTCATCCCCAGTTTAGAGGTTCATCCCCAGTTTAGAGTTTAATTCCCAGTTTAGAGGTTCATCCCCAGTTTAGAGGTTCATTCCCAGTTTAGAGGTTCATCCCCAGTTTAGAGGTTAATCCCCAGTTTAGAGGTTCATCCCCAGTTTAGAGGTTAATCCCCAGTTTAGAGTTTAATCCCCAGTTTAGAGGTTAATCCCCAGTTTAGAGGTTAATCCCCAGTTTAGAGTTTAATCCCCAGTTTAGAGGTTAATCCCCAGTTTAGAGGTTCATCCCCAGTTTAGAGGTTAATCCCCAGTTTAGAGATAATCCCCAGTTTAGAGGTTAATCCCCAGTTTAGAGATTCATCCCCAGTTTAGAGGTTCATCCCCAGTTTAGAGGTTAATCCCCAGTTTAGAGGTTAATTCCCAGTTTAGAGGTTAATCCCCAGTTTAGAGGTTAATTCCCAGTTTAGAGGTTAATCCCCAGTTTAGAGGTTAATCCCCAGTTTAGAGGTTAATCCCCAGTTTAGAGGTTCATCCCCAGTTTAGAGGTTCATCCCCAGTTTAGAGGTGAATCCCCAGTTTAGAGATTAATTCCCAGTTTAGAGGTTAATCCCCAGTTTAGAGGTTAATCCCCAGTTTTTTTCATTTTCATCAATCTTTTTTTTCTCCTTGCACAATGGATGTGCATGCTGCACCCTATATGAACTGTATTATCATATTAAATATATTACCATATTAAATATATTACCATATGAAATGTATTATCATATTACATGTTTACTATATTACATGTATTACTATATTACATGTATTACTATATTACATGCATTACTATATTACAtgtattactatattactatattacatgttttttaattgttttatttcacctttatttaaccaggtaggctagttgagaacaagttctcatttgcaactgcgacctggccaagataaagcatagcagtgtgaacagacagatGTATTACCATATTACCATATTACATGTATTACCACATTACATGTATTACTATATTACAtgtattactatattactatattacatGTATTACCATATTACCATATTACATGTATTACTATATTACAtgtattactatattactatattacatGTATTACCATATTACCATATTACATGTATTACCATATTACATGTATTACTATATTACATGTATTACCATATGAAAGGTATGCTTACCATCATGTGAGACAGTATTGTTCAGATCAATGTTTGTGTGGATAAGTTCTCACGGTTCAGTTCTCTCTTACTGTAAAATAAAAGGAGTACTAAGAATGATAAAATGTTCATGTGAAAACATGAAAACAACAGGCTGATGGAACGAAGGACGACAGATGTGCGAGTGAAAGTGTCTTTAATAGTTTCCACTTCCCTTTAGGCAGATGCTAGACACCTATCTATCAATAGGCACATAGTACAACTGTTGCCTAAGGTCAAGTTCCTAAAATCTAAATTGTTAAATCAATCAATGTTGTCTATTTCTGGTGCAGGCTTAATTGAAGCACTTGATCAGCATTTTCTGTATGTAGGCTTTCTTGGTTTATAAATCCAATACTAAACATTCAATAGCTtaatttacatatatatatttacatatatatatattttaaataatttAAGCAGTTTGCAGCAGTACTGATTAATTGTATGTGAATGGAGCTTCTTTCAAGCATGTGCTCATCCTTGATTTTTAACATTTATTGATAGGAATATGCATATAGTTTGTCTTATTTATGATAGCATTGCGGTCTTCAAAATGTTCTGCCTTAATATTAAATCTAAAGAGGGATTAAAGTGGATTTTCCCCCCCAAAcgatctacacaacctactccacattttgaAAGTGAAAGAAAAATTATATTCAAACAAAGATGTCTTGATTGCATATGTCTTCACACCACAGAGTTAATACCTGGTGGAATCCTGATCCTGACAAACTCTCCAGTCCCTGccagtgacaagcatacccataccatgatgctgccaccaaatACAGAGGGTTTCACTTTGTGATGTGTTGTATTCAAGTTTTTAATTTAGGCAAAAAATTACATTTCTTTGCCATGTTGTCTTGCAGAATTACTTAAgggtcttgttgcaaacagaatgtgGATTTagggcttccttcttttcaagtTGTCATACAGGTTAGTAATGTGGTGAATGAAATGTTGTAAAACACTAAGTatttggtggcagcatcatgttatgggtatgcttgccactggcagggactggggagtttgtcaggatcaaaggaaatatgaaaggagcaaagccaAGGTAAAAAGTTAAAGGAAAAGGTGCCGTAGGTCTCTATTCAATACGTATTGCagaagttcagctttacagcgtGATTTAAATTTGAAAGCAATGTTCCCAtgttagcggagactgcattcagtATGTTGCCCTAAGACTTGTGAAAAGTTGATAAAATCTTATTaaaaatgattcacagctgtaattgttgccaaaaCTGCTTTCACCAAGTGTTCACTCTGGGGTGTGAATAAACATGCAATCAAGACATCTTAGTTTTCAATTTGGTATTTATTTGGAAGAATTTCAATACATTTCGTTTCACATTTAGATGTAATTTTAAGGTAGTAAAATGTGAAAACTTTGCGAAGGGTGTGTAGACTTTGACTATAGGCACTGTTTAAAAGGAGGAAACGTGTTAACTTGGAGACATGTGCTGACACATTTCTCTATTTTGTTACCACAGTTTCAGGTTCACTTTTTTCTGTAAATGAAAGTGAAACAAACCTAGGTTTAGAGAAACACATCACAAAACTTTCCATCAGTTGGGTGTGCATGCAGGGACAACTGGAACATTAGCTAGTGGCTGCAGTGAAAAACAGCGCTGTCTGTGCCTGGCAAGGTTAGAATACACCATGCAGACACACTCTCCAGCTTCCAAACAGTAAATAATTAAACGTTGTTATTCAACCAAACATGGTCCAGGAGAGTTTTTGGTATAAATTATGAGAAAGATGAAGTAAGCTCCCTTCACTCATGCAGAAAGGGGCTTGGCTTTATTTTGAAATTGATCATTGAAAATTGAAATGGACCTTTACATTGTATGCCATTTGTTATCAGAAGAATAAAGGAGACCATAATCAGGTTGCAGCGTTTTAAACCTTTAATATGTTACAGTGCTGACTACCTAAATAACAGGAAAGTACTCAGTGAGCATGTGCAAAGATTCATAAACTACGGTGGATTCAGCAAATGAAAAAGATTGAGGTCACAATGGACTGTaatcacataatataatttattgTCTTTCACATTGATTTGTCTAGAGCTCTTTGTCATATAATATGTATCATGTGTAAAATAATATTTCAATACAATGAATACAAATATAATGCAGATCCAATAGAGGTCTATCTACACATTA is a window from the Oncorhynchus tshawytscha isolate Ot180627B linkage group LG03, Otsh_v2.0, whole genome shotgun sequence genome containing:
- the tlr7 gene encoding toll-like receptor 7, which codes for MMRSECASFHVCGVILLGLWCSSVLEAGSWYPKTLPCDVTLASNNTMVNVDCTERGLLEVPKDIPRNTTNLTLTINHIPHINSTSFQGLENLTEIDMRCNCVPIKIGPKDRMCTESVTIKTNTFKDLRNLKALYLDGNQLSSIPKGLPPNLILLSLEVNKIYTILKRNLSDITNVQILYLGQNCYYRNPCNVSYQIEEGAFLQLGNMTLLSLKSNNLSYIPPRLPTSLRELYLYNNKIEMVTDKDFHNLTQLEILDLSGNCPRCYNAPFPCIPCPNNSLQIDKNTFKTLTKLRILRLHSNSLTYVLREWFQNCKELRVLDLSTNFLAREIAFTYFPRALPNLEELDLSFNYELQRYPATLHLSSSFSSLKSLKVLRIRAFVFQQLTLEDISPLIHLKNLEVIDLGTNFIKITNLSILMELKSFKIINLSDNKISSPSESGQSVAFSGGEAIHGSPMSDSGHNSNGEVREIHYFRYDEYARSCKYKDKEDGTLNSFVNTQCSKFGKTLDISRNNIFFLHSRFLNLADLRCLNLSGNAMSQSLNGSEFTFLTNLQYLDFSFNRLDLLYSTAFQELRSLVILDISNNNHYFESEGLTHMLNFTKNLTNLTRLLMNYNKISTSTNTELESLSLEELEFKGNRLDMLWRDGDTRYIDYFKKLLNLRVLDISHNNLNFIPQQVFQGLPDKLTHLYINNNRLKIFSWEKLIILQHLEVLDLSSNSISTVPPELSNCTKSLKTLLLRKNQISKLSAYFLKDAFSLKNLDLSFNNIQNIEQTSIPDDVVDQMDTLVLNNNKFMCNCNALMFVMWLNRTMVNIPRLATAVTCAAPGAQRGHPVISLDLELQACQHNYLSIILYILLTSLVLSFIALSISSHLFLWDVWYLYHFLLAKFKGYRRLSSPSTAYDAFVVYDKKDPEVSEWVLKELLVQLEDQGDHPLQLCLEERDWIPGCPLIDNLSQSIHQSKRTVFILTNKYIKSGDFKTAFYMAHQRLMDERDDVIVLIFLEKVPSHSKYLRLRKRLYRRSVMEWPTNPQAQQYFWFSLRSVLVTDSQKQYSNLFKETL